The Zingiber officinale cultivar Zhangliang chromosome 10A, Zo_v1.1, whole genome shotgun sequence genome contains a region encoding:
- the LOC122028018 gene encoding nuclear transcription factor Y subunit B-4-like, whose protein sequence is MPEHLLIYAMLMCSLLRAWEVGGTCVNLFMNFSFSLEMEGMPEGHDCNAPNATSSFSGDACISELQEHLLPIANVGRIMKKVLPPNAKISKEAKETMQECASEFIGFITGEAADICHKDDRKSVNGDDICSAMKTLGLDYYGNAMKRYLIRYKEHEERASTSKLNRNTVIDIVDELSISKAGSSGRCPMNHPRG, encoded by the coding sequence ATGCCAGAGCATTTGTTGATATATGCCATGTTGATGTGTTCCCTTCTAAGGGCATGGGAAGTAGGAGGTACATGTGTAAACCTATTCATGAATTTTAGCTTCTCCCTTGAGATGGAAGGCATGCCTGAAGGCCATGACTGCAATGCCCCAAATGCCACAAGTAGCTTTTCAGGAGATGCATGCATTAGTGAGCTGCAAGAACATCTACTGCCGATCGCTAATGTGGGGCGAATCATGAAGAAAGTACTTCCGCCTAATGCCAAGATATCCAAGGAAGCAAAAGAAACCATGCAAGAATGTGCTTCCGAGTTCATTGGCTTCATCACTGGAGAGGCTGCGGACATATGCCACAAGGATGATCGCAAGAGCGTCAATGGAGATGACATTTGTAGTGCTATGAAGACACTTGGGCTAGACTATTATGGGAATGCCATGAAGAGATACTTGATCAGGTACAAGGAACATGAGGAGAGGGCATCTACTTCCAAACTAAATAGAAACACTGTAATCGATATTGTTGATGAATTATCTATCTCAAAGGCTGGTTCCTCTGGAAGGTGTCCAATGAATCATCCAAGAGGTTGA